A window of the Triplophysa rosa linkage group LG23, Trosa_1v2, whole genome shotgun sequence genome harbors these coding sequences:
- the syt5b gene encoding synaptotagmin Vb produces MRLVSMGVRVRRNAEPSEAKTEREFHPTPRLHHDYENMKNKFMNELEHLPLPMWAVGAIVMVVLVLVACFTYCMFRKCFGKKKKSKKDRERKRAGRRRTEGAIGDAEGEQKEEEEKKEGEEEKEHEKLGKLEFSLDYNFTDAQLIVGILQAQDLAAMDIGGTSDPYVKVYLLPDKKKKFETKVQRKNLCPVFNETFIFKIPYAELGGKTLVLQVFDFDRFGKHDVIGQIKIPVNSVDLAQPLHEWRDLENGEKEEKLGDVCISLSYVPTAGKLTVNIMEAKNLKKMDVGGLSDPYVKIVLQHNGKRLKKKKTTVKKNTLNPYFNESFSFEVPFEQIQKVQLVITVYDYDKLGSNDPIGKTLIGYGATGVGLRHWSDMLANPRRPVAQWHTLQPEEEVDAALKAPHR; encoded by the exons ATGAGGTTGGTGAGTATGGGTGTCCGTGTACGGCGGAATGCTGAACCTTCTGAAGCCAAAACAGAACGTGAATTTCATCCTACACCTCGACTTCATCATGACTATGAAAACATGAAGAACAAGTTCATGAATGAGCTAGAACATCTTCCAT TGCCCATGTGGGCTGTAGGAGCCATAGTGATGGTGGTTCTAGTCCTTGTGGCTTGCTTTACATATTGCATGTTCAGAAAATGCTTtggcaaaaaaaagaaatccaaAAAAGAtcgggagagaaagagagcaggGCGAAGAAGAACAGAAGGGGCCATAGGAGATGCAGAAGGAGAACAAAAG GAGGAAGAAGAGAAAAAAGAGGGAGAAGAGGAAAAAGAGCATGAAAAATTGGGAAAACTGGAATTCTCTTTAGATTACAACTTCACTGATGCTCAG CTGATAGTTGGCATACTGCAGGCTCAGGATCTTGCTGCTATGGATATTGGTGGCACATCTGATCCATATGTGAAAGTATATCTGCTCCCAGACAAAAAGAAGAAGTTTGAGACTAAAGTCCAGCGCAAAAACCTTTGCCCTGTGTTCAACGAGACCTTTATTTTCAAG ATCCCCTATGCTGAACTGGGTGGTAAAACACTGGTGCTTCAGGTGTTTGATTTTGACCGGTTTGGCAAACATGATGTGATTGGCCAGATAAAGATTCCTGTGAACAGTGTGGATCTCGCGCAGCCGTTGCACGAATGGAGGGATCTCGAAAATGGAGAAAAGGAG GAGAAACTCGGTGATGTATGTATTTCTTTGAGTTACGTGCCCACTGCTGGAAAACTCACAGTTAACATAATGGAGGCCAAAAATCTCAAGAAAATGGATGTTGGAGGTTTATCAG ACCCCTATGTGAAGATTGTATTACAGCATAATGGAAagcggctgaagaagaagaaaacTACAGTGAAGAAGAACACATTAAACCCATACTTCAATGAGAGCTTTAGTTTTGAGGTCccatttgaacagattcag AAAGTCCAACTTGTCATCACTGTGTATGACTATGACAAGCTGGGCAGCAATGACCCTATTGGCAAAACATTAATTGGCTATGGTGCCACAGGTGTTGGCTTGCGTCATTGGTCAGACATGCTGGCCAATCCCCGGCGTCCAGTAGCCCAGTGGCACACGCTTCAGCCTGAGGAAGAGGTGGACGCTGCTCTAAAGGCACCACATCGTTAA